The following are encoded in a window of Amaranthus tricolor cultivar Red isolate AtriRed21 chromosome 2, ASM2621246v1, whole genome shotgun sequence genomic DNA:
- the LOC130805367 gene encoding protein ALTERED PHOSPHATE STARVATION RESPONSE 1-like has product MGCGSSKIDNLPAVILCRDRLQFLSQALHQRYVFAEAHLAYIHSLQKLGLSLRHFFDTSYSIPSLSPVLDLPPERKIAVNDPGSNSGHHLSHSSSGSHLQFQSDSEDKDDHDHNHHIDSGSDSDMGHKLSPQSGVAMMKYEESSDNSVAGGGYPYNFNFNPNSYLYSNNGSGFYINNGNNNNVHINYMKKHVTSSVSYELKPISYETHTVQYGDPSSSNSSNYYDYFGGGSNNSNYIYNNSGMGMNYGGFNGAPPGAAGGYGNLNGGPPPGNQMGGPTKQVAPSPPPPPAPTTSSWDFLNLFESIENHYPPYTPSRDSWEVREEEGIPDLEDEDNYVHEVVKEVDGNHKLAEDNSAESSISTLGESKFDLKIKSKGVDEEVLSVSDEVRARVSVGMESVPVEYEVHVVDKKVVGEEGKKTKQGGKGGREGRPGFRNVFDVVKEIQVQFERAATSGSEIDKVLEVGKLRYQRKNAAYQVSAKMLNVITPSLPSSSKDERGLDLDEDVQLRSVNLSATLQKLYLWEKKLYEEVKAEEHMRVKHDKKLVKLNHLFEKGAEPHKIESIRNEVRGLSTKIKLAIQVVDKISAKINKVRDEELWPQLNELIQGLSRMWKAMLECYHSQYEAIDGARGLDVLAFPSNPSDTHLEASLQLEHDLLNWTYRFTEWIGAQKGYVRALNCWLLKCILYEPEETADGIAPFSPGRAGAPPVFVICNHWNQSLERLSETSEKDLIDSMRVFSLMVFHFRERDKGELKQRMTANRDMERKLKNLEREDMKMQKKMVLASGDSDGLSMSGHIVYPSDTSSKPNLQAGLRHVFEAMDKFTSDSVKLYEDLLQRSEEVVRERGRVS; this is encoded by the exons ATGGGCTGTGGAAGTTCAAAAATCGATAACCTTCCAGCAGTAATACTTTGCCGAGATAGACTCCAATTCTTATCACAAGCTCTTCATCAACGCTACGTTTTTGCTGAAGCCCATTTAGCGTATATTCATTCACTGCAAAAACTTGGTCTTTCTCTTCGTCATTTTTTCGACACTTCTTATTCTATTCCGTCACTTTCTCCGGTACTTGACCTCCCTCCTGAACGTAAAATTGCAGTTAATGACCCGGGTTCTAATTCGGGTCATCATCTGTCTCACTCTAGTTCTGGGTCCCATCTTCAATTTCAATCTGATTCTGAGGATAAAGATGATCATGACCATAATCATCATATTGATTCGGGTTCGGATTCCGATATGGGTCATAAATTATCACCTCAAAGTGGGGTTGCTATGATGAAGTATGAGGAAAGCTCCGATAATTCTGTTGCTGGTGGTGGGTATCCGTATAACTTTAACTTCAACCCGAACTCATATTTGTATTCGAATAACGGAAGTGGGTTCTATattaataatggtaataataataatgttcaTATTAATTATATGAAGAAGCATGTAACGTCTTCTGTATCTTATGAGCTGAAACCAATTAGTTATGAGACGCATACTGTTCAATATGGTGATCCTTCTTCTTCGAATTCAAGTAATTATTACGATTATTTTGGTGGtggtagtaataatagtaattatatttataataattctgGTATGGGTATGAATTATGGTGGATTTAATGGAGCTCCACCGGGGGCAGCGGGTGGATATGGAAACTTGAATGGTGGCCCACCACCTGGGAATCAAATGGGGGGTCCTACTAAGCAGGTTGCTCCGTCTCCGCCACCGCCACCGGCACCAACAACTTCGTCGTGggattttttgaatttgtttgagAGTATAGAGAATCATTATCCACCTTATACACCAAGTAGGGATTCTTGGGAAGTAAGGGAAGAAGAGGGGATTCCTGATTTGGAGGATgaggataattatgttcatgaGGTTGTTAAGGAAGTTGATGGAAATCATAAATTGGCGGAGGATAATAGTGCTGAGAGTAGTATTAGTACTCTGGGCGAGTCAAAATTCGACTTGAAAATCAAGTCAAAAGGAGTGGATGAGGAGGTTCTGAGTGTTAGTGATGAGGTTAGAGCTAGGGTGAGTGTGGGGATGGAGAGTGTGCCAGTGGAGTATGAGGTACATGTGGTGGATAAAAAGGTGGTAGGAGAGGAGGGGAAGAAAACCAAGCAAGGAGGGAAAGGCGGCCGCGAGGGAAGACCGGGTTTTAGGAATGTATTTGATGTTGTGAAGGAAATTCAGGTACAATTTGAGAGAGCTGCTACATCTGGGAGTGAGATTGATAAGGTTCTTGAAGTGGGAAAACTTCGGTATCAGCGAAAGAATGCTGCTTACCAAG TATCTGCGAAGATGTTGAATGTGATTACTCCATCATTACCATCTTCGTCGAAAGATGAGCGTGGTTTGGACCTTGATGAGGATGTGCAATTGAGATCAGTGAATCTTTCTGCTACATTGCAAAAGCTTTACCTTTGGGAGAAGAAACTCTATGAAGAAGTTAAG GCTGAAGAACATATGAGGGTCAAGCATGATAAGAAGTTGgtcaaattaaatcatttatttGAAAAAGGTGCTGAACCCCACAAGATTGAATCAATAAGAAATGAGGTGAGGGGTCTTTCCACAAAGATCAAACTTGCAATTCAAGTCGTTGATAAGATCTCAGCGAAGATAAACAAGGTCAGAGATGAAGAACTGTGGCCACAATTGAATGAGTTAATTCAAGG CCTAAGTAGGATGTGGAAAGCTATGCTTGAATGCTATCATAGTCAATACGAGGCAATTGATGGGGCACGGGGTTTAGATGTGCTCGCATTTCCTAGCAATCCAAGTGACACTCATTTAGAAGCATCCTTGCAGCTTGAGCATGACCTATTAAATTGGACTTACCGGTTCACAGAATGGATTGGGGCTCAAAAGGGTTACGTCAGAGCCTTGAATTGTTGGCTTCTGAAATGCATCTTATATGAACCCGAAGAAACAGCTGATGGGATAGCTCCTTTCTCACCTGGGAGGGCAGGAGCACCTCCAGTCTTTGTAATATGCAACCATTGGAATCAATCATTGGAAAGATTGTCGGAGACTTCTGAGAAGGATTTGATTGATTCAATGCGGGTGTTTTCTTTGATGGTTTTCCATTTCAGAGAACGAGACAAGGGAGAATTAAAGCAGAGGATGACCGCGAATAGGGATATGGAAAGGAAACTCAAAAACTTGGAAAGAGAAGATATGAAAATGCAGAAAAAGATGGTTCTAGCTTCCGGTGATTCGGATGGTCTGTCTATGTCTGGCCATATTGTTTATCCGAGTGACACTAGCAGCAAGCCTAATTTACAGGCTGGTCTTCGTCATGTATTCGAGGCCATGGATAAGTTCACATCTGATTCCGTGAAACTCTATGAAGACCTCCTTCAACGCAGTGAAGAAGTTGTTCGTGAACGCGGGAGAGTttcatag